In Miscanthus floridulus cultivar M001 chromosome 5, ASM1932011v1, whole genome shotgun sequence, one genomic interval encodes:
- the LOC136452445 gene encoding ABC transporter G family member 35-like translates to MDAAAEGVRCLDCSGCGAESSGGRSTTAGMDAAAELQKVASMRRDSGRSRPGPSAWWRAPDDAFSRSSSRREEEDDEEALRWAALERLPTSDRVRRAILPLGGDGDGHGGGEAAPQVVDVLGLGPRERRALLERLVRVADEDNERFLLKIKERIQRVGIDLPTIEVRFEHLSAEADVRVGSSGLPTVLNSITNKLEDVANALHVRRSRKQAMPILHDVSGIVKPCRMTLLLGPPGSGKTTLLLALAGRLDKDLKVSGKVTYNGHEMNEFVPERTAAYISQHDLHIGEMTVRETLEYSARCQGVGTRFDLLAELSRREKAGNIKPNTDIDAFMKACSMRGQEANVICDYILKILGLEICADTMVGDEMLRGISGGQRKRVTTGEMLVGPANALFMDEISTGLDTSTTFQIIKSLRQAIHILGGTTLISLLQPAPETYDLFDDIILLSDGQIVYQGPRENVLEFFSSLGFKCPERKGVADFLQEVTSRKDQKQYWVQHDKPYRYVSVKEFASAFQSFHVGRAVANELAVLFDKSRNHPGALTTSRYGVSAWELLKANVDREILLMKRNSFVYIFRSLQLMMLSIIVMTLFFRTKMHRDSVTDGGIYLGAIFFVVTMIMLNGLSELALTIIKMPVFFKQRDLLFYPAWAYTIPTWILKIPISFVEVGGFVFMAYYVIGFDPNVGRFFKQYLLLLALNQMAASLFRFIGGAARNMIVANVFGAFMLLIFMVLGGFILVRDKVKKWWIWGYWISPLMYAQNAISVNEMLGHSWDKILNSSVSNETLGVQSLKSHGVFPEAKWYWIGLGALIGFVMLFNCLFTLSLAYLKPYGKSHRSISEEELKEKYANLNGNAVAEDSLPLGSSHLETVGITRSGSATVENHSGTTQRGMVLPFAPLSLTFNNIKYFVDMPQEMKTHGVLGDRLELLKGISGSFRPGVLTALMGVSGAGKTTLMDVLVGRKTSGYIEGNISISGYPKKQETFARVSGYCEQNDIHSPQVTVYESLVFSAWLRLPRDVDSNTRKMFIEEVMELVELKPLRNALVGLPGLNGLSTEQRKRLTIAVELVANPSIIFMDEPTSGLDARAAAIVMRTVRNTVDTGRTVVCTIHQPSIDIFEAFDELFLMKRGGEEIYVGPLGHHSSELIKYFEGIEGVKKIKGGYNPATWMLEVTTVSQEQILGVDFSDLYKKSELYQRNKALIQELCQPPAGSTDLHFRNQYSQPFFMQCLACLWKQNLSYWRNPAYNAVRLVFTTVIALIFGTIFWDLGGKMGQPQDLFNSMGSMYAAVMFIGILNATSVQPVVSVERTVFYRERAAGMYSALPYAFGQVTIELPYTLAQSTIYGIIVYAMMGFEWTVAKFFWYLFFMYFTWLYFTFYGMMAVGLTPSYHVASIVSTLFYAIWNLFSGFFIPRPKVPIWWKWYCWACPVAWTMYGLVVSQFGDITTPMDNGVPVNVFVEKYFGFKHSWLGVVAVAVLAFTVLFAFLFGFAIMKINFQRR, encoded by the exons ATGGACGCGGCGGCGGAAGGGGTTCGTTGTCTCGACTGCTCGGGCTGCGGCGCTGAGTCTTCGGGCGGGCGTAGCACCACAGCGGGTATGGACGCGGCGGCGGAGCTCCAGAAGGTGGCGAGCATGCGCCGCGACAGCGGCAGGTCCAGGCCGGGCCCCTCCGCGTGGTGGCGCGCGCCCGACGACGCGTTCTCGCGCTCCTCTTcgcggagggaggaggaggacgacgaggaggcgctGCGGTGGGCCGCGCTCGAGAGGCTGCCCACCAGCGACCGCGTCCGCCGCGCCATCCTCCCGCTCGGTGGCGacggcgatggccacggcggcggggAGGCGGCCCCGCAGGTGGTGGACGTGCTCGGCCTCGGCCCGCGCGAGAGGCGCGCGCTCCTGGAGCGCCTTGTGCGCGTCGCCGACGAGGACAACGAGCGCTTCCTGCTCAAGATCAAGGAACGCATCCAACG GGTCGGGATCGACTTGCCCACGATCGAGGTGCGGTTCGAGCACCTAAGCGCGGAGGCGGACGTGCGCGTCGGCTCCAGCGGACTCCCCACCGTCCTCAACTCCATCACCAACAAGCTCGAGGACGTCGCCAACGCGCTGCACGTGCGCCGCAGCcggaagcaggccatgcctatCCTGCACGACGTCAGCGGCATCGTCAAGCCCTGCAG AATGACTCTGCTGTTAGGTCCGCCCGGGTCAGGGAAAACCACCTTGCTTCTCGCCTTGGCCGGGAGGCTTGATAAAGACCTCAAG GTTTCAGGCAAAGTGACCTACAATGGGCATGAAATGAATGAGTTTGTGCCGGAGAGGACAGCCGCGTATATCAGCCAGCATGACCTTCACATCGGAGAGATGACTGTCAGAGAAACGCTTGAGTACTCTGCACGCTGTCAAGGTGTTGGCACTCGTTTCG ATTTGTTGGCTGAGCTTTCAAGGCGGGAGAAGGCGGGAAATATCAAGCCTAATACCGATATTGATGCATTCATGAAG GCTTGTTCAATGCGAGGACAGGAAGCTAATGTGATCTGTGACTATATATTGAAG ATACTAGGATTAGAAATATGTGCTGACACGATGGTGGGAGATGAGATGTTGAGGGGCATCTCTGGTGGACAACGGAAGCGTGTCACAACAG GCGAGATGCTTGTTGGTCCGGCCAATGCACTATTCATGGATGAAATTTCGACTGGGCTTGACACCTCCACTACGTTCCAGATCATTAAGTCACTTAGACAGGCAATCCACATCCTCGGTGGCACAACTCTCATCTCCTTGCTACAGCCTGCGCCCGAGACATATGATCTTTTTGACGACATCATACTGCTCTCGGATGGGCAGATTGTGTATCAGGGCCCCCGAGAAAACGTGCTCGAATTCTTCTCGTCTCTTGGGTTCAAGTGTCCTGAGAGGAAGGGTGTGGCTGACTTTTTGCAAGAA GTGACTTcaaggaaagatcagaagcaatACTGGGTGCAGCATGACAAGCCGTACCGATATGTGTCGGTTAAGGAATTTGCATCAGCATTCCAGTCTTTCCATGTTGGGAGAGCTGTAGCAAATGAGCTAGCCGTTCTTTTCGACAAGAGCAGAAACCATCCCGGTGCTCTGACCACCTCAAGGTATGGTGTCAGTGCCTGGGAGCTGTTGAAAGCAAACGTCGACCGAGAAATCTTGCTTATGAAGAGGAATTCCTTCGTCTACATCTTCAGATCTTTGCAG CTGATGATGTTGTCCATAATTGTAATGACTCTCTTCTTTCGTACCAAGATGCACCGTGACTCAGTGACTGATGGTGGTATCTACTTGGGTGCGATCTTCTTTGTGGTGACCATGATCATGTTGAATGGATTGTCTGAGCTTGCACTCACCATCATTAAGATGCCAGTGTTCTTCAAGCAGAGAGATCTCCTCTTCTATCCAGCATGGGCCTACACCATACCCACATGGATCCTCAAGATCCCAATCTCTTTTGTTGAGGTTGGTGGGTTTGTTTTCATGGCGTATTATGTCATCGGGTTTGACCCAAATGTAGGCAG GTTCTTCAAGCAGTATCTCCTTTTGTTAGCACTCAATCAGATGGCAGCATCACTCTTCCGATTCATTGGTGGGGCAGCAAGGAACATGATTGTTGCAAACGTCTTTGGAGCATTCATGCTGCTAATCTTTATGGTGTTGGGTGGATTTATTCTAGTAAGAG ATAAAGTGAAGAAGTGGTGGATATGGGGCTACTGGATCTCCCCACTGATGTATGCCCAGAATGCCATCTCAGTAAATGAGATGCTAGGGCACAGTTGGGACAAAATTTTGAATAGCTCTGTGTCCAATGAAACCCTAGGTGTGCAATCCCTGAAGTCCCATGGAGTCTTCCCAGAAGCAAAGTGGTATTGGATCGGCTTAGGCGCATTGATTGGATTTGTCATGCTTTTCAATTGTCTCTTCACGCTTTCCCTAGCGTACCTGAAGC CATATGGCAAGTCCCATCGATCGATATCTGAAGAGGAATTGAAGGAGAAGTATGCAAACCTCAATGGTAATGCTGTGGCTGAAGACAGCTTGCCACTAGGAAGTAGCCATTTAGAAACAGTTGGCATCACTAGATCCGGTTCAGCAACTGTTGAAAATCATTCTGGCACTACGCAAAGGGGTATGGTTCTTCCGTTTGCCCCGCTTTCACTGACTTTCAATAACATCAAGTACTTTGTTGACATGCCCCAG GAGATGAAAACACATGGTGTACTCGGGGACCGGCTAGAGCTCCTCAAAGGTATCAGTGGATCTTTCAGACCAGGAGTGCTAACCGCACTGATGGGCGTTAGTGGTGCTGGCAAGACAACTCTAATGGATGTATTGGTTGGGAGAAAGACCAGTGGTTACATTGAAGGAAACATTAGCATTTCAGGATACCCAAAGAAACAAGAGACCTTTGCACGTGTATCAGGATACTGTGAGCAGAATGATATCCACTCGCCGCAGGTGACAGTCTATGAGTCACTTGTTTTCTCAGCGTGGCTCCGCCTTCCTAGGGATGTAGATTCAAACACCAGAAAG ATGTTCATtgaggaggtcatggagcttgtgGAGCTcaagccattgagaaatgctttGGTTGGACTTCCTGGTCTGAATGGTCTGTCAACTGAGCAAAGGAAAAGATTGACCATTGCTGTGGAGCTGGTTGCAAATCCCTCAATCATTTTCATGGATGAGCCAACCTCTGGTCTTGATGCCCGAGCAGCTGCAATTGTTATGAGGACAGTGAGGAATACTGTTGATACAGGTAGAACTGTAGTCTGCACGATTCATCAGCCTAGCATTGACATATTTGAAGCATTCGATGAG CTTTTCCTTATGAAGCGAGGAGGAGAGGAGATCTATGTTGGTCCACTAGGCCATCATTCTTCTGAGCTGATTAAGTATTTTGAG GGAATTGAGGGAGTCAAGAAAATTAAAGGTGGCTACAATCCAGCAACATGGATGTTAGAAGTAACAACAGTCTCGCAAGAACAGATACTAGGTGTTGATTTCAGTGACCTGTACAAGAAATCTGAATTATACCA GAGGAACAAGGCCTTGATACAAGAGTTATGCCAACCACCAGCAGGCTCAACTGACCTTCATTTCCGTAACCAGTACTCGCAGCCTTTCTTCATGCAATGCCTGGCTTGCTTGTGGAAGCAGAACCTGTCATATTGGAGGAACCCTGCTTACAATGCCGTTAGGCTAGTTTTTACAACTGTCATAGCGCTTATCTTTGGCACCATCTTCTGGGACCTTGGTGGTAAAAT GGGTCAACCACAAGATTTGTTCAACTCCATGGGGTCCATGTATGCTGCAGTGATGTTCATCGGCATCTTGAATGCTACATCTGTCCAGCCAGTAGTCTCTGTGGAGCGGACTGTGTTTTACCGCGAAAGAGCTGCCGGCATGTACTCAGCTTTGCCATATGCATTTGGACAG GTTACCATTGAACTCCCATACACTCTGGCTCAGTCCACCATATACGGGATCATAGTGTACGCCATGATGGGGTTTGAATGGACAGTTGCCAAATTCTTCTGGTACCTcttcttcatgtacttcacctGGCTCTACTTCACGTTCTACGGAATGATGGCTGTCGGCTTGACGCCGAGCTACCATGTCGCGTCGATCGTCTCCACGTTGTTCTATGCCATCTGGAACCTCTTCTCTGGATTCTTCATCCCTCGCCCC AAAGTCCCGATCTGGTGGAAGTGGTACTGTTGGGCGTGCCCTGTGGCGTGGACGATGTACGGGCTGGTCGTGTCTCAGTTTGGGGACATCACGACGCCCATGGACAACGGCGTCCCCGTTAATGTTTTCGTGGAGAAGTACTTCGGCTTCAAGCACAGCTGGTTGGGCGTGGTGGCCGTGGCGGTCCTGGCATTCACCGTGTTGTTTGCTTTCCTGTTCGgctttgctatcatgaaaatcaACTTCCAGAGGAGGTAG